One Pieris rapae chromosome 7, ilPieRapa1.1, whole genome shotgun sequence genomic window carries:
- the LOC111001967 gene encoding uncharacterized protein LOC111001967: MQITETPICNIAKNSAMAKILQVCKLIVWDECTMAHKRSLEALDRTLKDLRDNQNIFGGAMILLSGDFRQTLPVIPRSTVADELNACLKSSNLWQYVKTLHLTTNMRVFLQQDETANVFAKQLLDIGNNNVAVDTSTGFITLPTDFCHITDSKVELIQRVFPDIAQKFNNHNWLGERAILAAKNNDVEDLNATIQNFLPGQLVSFKSVDTVMNQDDVINYPTEFLNSLELPGLPPDNLQLKVGSVVIMLRNINQPRLCNGTRLAVKRLMNNVIEATIIKGKYKGEDVLIPRIPMIPTDLPFDLNAYNFQYVWPLR; encoded by the coding sequence ATGCAAATCACCGAAACACCAATTTGCAACATCGCCAAAAATAGCGCAATGGCCAAGATCCTACAGGTATGCAAATTAATTGTTTGGGATGAATGCACAATGGCCCATAAGAGGTCACTGGAGGCACTGGACAGAACGTTGAAAGATCTTCGTGACAACCAAAATATTTTCGGTGGGGCCATGATTCTGTTGTCAGGTGATTTTCGTCAGACTCTTCCAGTTATTCCCCGATCAACTGTTGCGGATGAACTAAATGCATGCCTAAAATCATCAAATTTGTGGCAGTACGTAAAGACACTCCACTTAACAACTAACATGCGAGTATTTTTGCAACAAGATGAAACTGCTAATGTGTTTGCGAAGCAGTTGTTAGACAttggaaataataatgttgCAGTGGACACCTCGACCGGATTCATCACATTACCTACAGATTTCTGTCACATCACAGACTCAAAAGTGGAGCTTATTCAGCGAGTTTTCCCAGATATAGCGCAAAAGTTCAATAACCATAATTGGCTGGGTGAACGAGCAATATTAGCAGCGAAAAATAATGATGTAGAGGATCTTAATGCGACCATTCAGAATTTTCTTCCAGGACAGTTGGTTTCCTTCAAATCAGTCGACACCGTAATGAACCAGGATGACGTAATCAACTATCCcactgagtttttaaattcactggAATTGCCTGGATTACCACCTGACAATTTGCAGTTAAAAGTAGGATCAGTTGTCATCATGCTGCGTAACATTAATCAACCTCGACTATGCAATGGAACAAGACTGGCTGTGAAAAGACTGATGAATAACGTCATTGAGGCGACaatcataaaaggaaaatacaaaGGAGAGGATGTCTTGATCCCGCGGATACCGATGATTCCAACGGACTTACCATTCGATTTAAACGCTTACAATTTCCAGTACGTCTGGCCTTTGCGATGA